The sequence GAGCACGCGGGCGAGGCGGCCGACTTCGAGCCCAACGGGCGCGTGGTGTGGGCCCCGGAGCACGTGAACTACCGCGACATGCTCGTCCAGGACCACATCGGCGCCCTCACCGCCATGTACGACCGCGACGCGCTCGGCACCCGCCTGATGCCGGACATGCCCAAGCGCCAGGACTACGGCCTGTGGCTCTCGATCATGCGCGACGGCCACGACGCCCGCGCCCTGCGCGAACCCCTGGCCGTCTACCGCGCCCACCAGGCCGGCTCGCTCTCCTCCAACAAGCTCGCCCTGATCCCCTTCAACTGGGCCCTCTACCGCGAGCACGAACACCTCTCGGTCCCGAGGTCGGCCCGCGCCCTCGCCGGAGCGGCCTGGAACTCGGTCCGCAAGTCGCGCATCTAGCCGCGCGTCCAGCGGCCCGAAGCGCCACCGTGCGGGGCCGCCTCGCGGTGGTCAGCCGTGGTGCTGGTGGGCATCAAGGCCCTCCCCGGCCTCCAGGAGGCCCGTTGCCGCTCCGTGGAGTTGGGCGGCGATCTCCTCGGAGCGGGGGCGCATCGTCGACTCGTAGGCGGTGACCGCCTCCGCCGGGGTCGGGGCGGTCGCGAGGGCGAGGGCCAGATCGGCCGCGTCCAGCATGGCCAGGTTGACGCCCACTCCCAGGGGCGGCATCAGGTGGGCCGCGTCGCCCAGCAGGGTCGCGGTGGGCTGGGTGGTCCAGGTGTGGGGGACCGGGAGCGCGTGGATCGGGCGGTCCACGTAGGGGCCGTCGTTGTCCGTGAGGACGCGGCGCAGGGCGGGGCTCCAGTCGGCGTACTCCGCCAGGAGCAGCGCCCGGATCGCCTCCGTGTCGGCCGTGGTGAGGCCGCGCGCCGCGAGCCAGTCGGCCGGTACACGGCGGATCAGGTAGACGCGGATGTGGTCGCCGCCGTTGCGCTGCGCGAACATCGCGCGCCCGCCGTCCGCCGCGTGCGCGCCGCCCTGCCCGACGAGCGCGGCGAGTTCCGGGTGGCGGTTGTCGACGTCGTCGAACCACGCCTCCAGGAACGTCACCCCGCTGTACGCGGGCAGCGCTCCCGACAGCGCGCGGCGCACCTTCGACCACGCGCCGTCCGCGCCGATCACGAGGTCGGCGACGGCCGTCGTGCCGTCCGCGAAGCGCAGCGTACGAGGCCCTTCGGCCGGGCCCTCGACGGCCGCGAGCGCGTGGCCCCAGCGGACCGTGCCGGGGGCGAGCGAGTCGAGGAGCAGGTCGCGCAGGACGCCCCGGTCGATCTCCGGCTTGAACATCTCGTCGGGCTCGGGCACGTGCCGCCCCGTGAGCGCGCCGCTCCTCGCCTCGTACGTGCGCATCTCCTGGCCCTCCGGGCGGGCCTTCGCGAAGAACGCGTCCAGCAGGCCGGCGGCCTTCAGCGCGACCTGCCCGTTGTCGGCGTGGAGGTCGAGCGTGCCGCCCTGGTCACGCGCCTCGCGGCCCGCCTCGCGGTCGTACACCGTGACGGGGACGCCGTGGCGCTGGAGGACGCGGGCGCAGGTGAGACCGCCGGGGCCCGCGCCGATGACGGCGATGCGGGGGGCGGTGGCGGTGGGGTCGGGTGTGGGTGTGGGTGTGGACATGGCGGGCTCCTTGGGGGAGGTGGTGGGTGGGGAGGGCGGGGAGCTGCGCGCGGCTCTCGCCACGGCTTCGTGCTCGACCCGGCCCGTGCCACCACCGTAGCCACGAAAAGTGGTACGCGCAAACTTTTGACTGCGTTCCACTTATTTCCTCGTACCACCGGGCGGGTAGCCTGGTGGCATGACCGAGACCCCCGCCCGCCCCGCGACCGGCGGCACCCCGACCGCCCGGTCCGCGCCCGCCCGCCCCGCCCCCGGCCGCCGTGAGCGGAAGAAGGCCGCGACGCGGCAGTCCATCGCCGATGCCGCGCTGCGGCTCTTCCTGGAGCGCGGGTACGAGCACGTGAGCGTGCGCGACGTCGCCGAGGAGGCGGACGTCTCGCCGACGACCGTCTTCAAGCACTTCCCCGGCGGCAAGGAGGCGCTCGTCTTCGACCAGGAGGAGCACACGGACGCCTCCCTCGTCGCGGCCGTGCGCGAGCGGGACGAGGGCGAGGCCGTGGTCGACGCGCTGCACCGCTACGTCCGCGAGAGGTGGCTCCCGCACACGAGCCACCCGCAGCACGCGGAGTTCCACGAACTCATCGACTCGACACCGGCGTTGCGCGCCTACTCCGAGCGGATGTGGGTCCGGCACACGGACACGCTGAGCGCCGCGCTCG comes from Streptomyces sp. Tu6071 and encodes:
- a CDS encoding glycosyltransferase family 2 protein — its product is MPLVSVIMPVHNAAATLGPAVRSVLGQTHADVELLITDDASSDGSMELLRELARQDERVLPEAAAQQGGAAKARNLAISRAKGDYVAFLDSDDMWLPTKLEKQVAFAATAGTPLTFTSYYKMEAEHAGEAADFEPNGRVVWAPEHVNYRDMLVQDHIGALTAMYDRDALGTRLMPDMPKRQDYGLWLSIMRDGHDARALREPLAVYRAHQAGSLSSNKLALIPFNWALYREHEHLSVPRSARALAGAAWNSVRKSRI
- a CDS encoding FAD-dependent oxidoreductase yields the protein MSTPTPTPDPTATAPRIAVIGAGPGGLTCARVLQRHGVPVTVYDREAGREARDQGGTLDLHADNGQVALKAAGLLDAFFAKARPEGQEMRTYEARSGALTGRHVPEPDEMFKPEIDRGVLRDLLLDSLAPGTVRWGHALAAVEGPAEGPRTLRFADGTTAVADLVIGADGAWSKVRRALSGALPAYSGVTFLEAWFDDVDNRHPELAALVGQGGAHAADGGRAMFAQRNGGDHIRVYLIRRVPADWLAARGLTTADTEAIRALLLAEYADWSPALRRVLTDNDGPYVDRPIHALPVPHTWTTQPTATLLGDAAHLMPPLGVGVNLAMLDAADLALALATAPTPAEAVTAYESTMRPRSEEIAAQLHGAATGLLEAGEGLDAHQHHG
- a CDS encoding TetR/AcrR family transcriptional regulator, yielding MTETPARPATGGTPTARSAPARPAPGRRERKKAATRQSIADAALRLFLERGYEHVSVRDVAEEADVSPTTVFKHFPGGKEALVFDQEEHTDASLVAAVRERDEGEAVVDALHRYVRERWLPHTSHPQHAEFHELIDSTPALRAYSERMWVRHTDTLSAALAEEFGVPAGDLACDALARFVLEVPVLARGRADQGAAVDALFGMLREGWRAPEGAR